CTTCAAGATTCCGCGTTGATTTTTGCTGGCAGAAGAGAATTCTAGTAGTGTTCGTGCTCTCAGCCTCAGCCTCGGCCTTGTGGGTTCGATTTGATCGATCTTAACCCTAGTAATTTGCAAGTGGAGGACAAAaacagagaaaagaagaaaaaagaaatagagcTTTGGATATAGCATTGtactttttgttttgatttatttagtATCAAGGGCCATTCTAGTTTTGGAATTTCAGAGGCCCTTTTAATTCATCGCTTATTTTTGTTATCATTGAtcttaatctttttttaaatagaaagaaTAAATATACCATGGCGGtgtattataaatttaagaGTGCAAGAGATTATGATTCAATTCCCATGGACGGTCCTTTCATCTCTGTTGGAacattgaaagaaaaaatattcgAATCCAAGCATTTAGGCAGGGGTACCGATTTTGATCTCGTGGTAACCAACGCCCAGACCAATGAAGGTTGGTTCTGagactttttaattaaaactattgtaaaattaaaatatggaaCTATTGCATTCTCTTTGCCTTTGAGAAGGGCTTTCGTGGTTAAACTCTCGGTGTTTATCATGTTCCTCTCAAAAGTAAACATTTTTTCTAGTCTTGGCTTTCAGGAGTTCGTGATGTTCaagttgaatttgatgttttattttcatgcactgACAGTGCTGTTTTACACTGATCTCCAATAAAAATCAGGGAATTGTTGTGTTGTGATTGACAGTTAAATAGGCAATTCTCATGAATTCTATTggttaataaatatataagattACACTGTCAGTACATGAGAATCACTTTAGGATGAAATTCTTGGTTTTTGTAGTGTTTTTTATTTGACTAACATTGGCCTCCACCTCTTCTATTGCAAAAATCAAACGAAAAGACAACGAGCGAATAGGAAACCCTCAAAGTTAAAATGCTTAGAATGTAGGCCAGGGTGTTGAGAATTTGAGTTCCAGTGAGGTTGTAAGCTAGTTGTAGGAATTACAAGCGCCCAAACCTTGCAGGATTTGCAGCGTGgtagttaatatatataattgccTTGATGAATTGCATATTCAGTGTTTTATAGCTGCTCTGTCTCTTTGAAATTTCAGAATATCTTGATGAAGCAATGCTGATTCCTAAAAATACCTCGGTGTTAATTCGTCGGGTTCCTGGTCCGCCACGTTTACCAATTGTTACTGAACTAGAGTATTATCTCTAACCTTTAATCTTATTACTGTTGTTGGTTTTTGGACTATTGTCATGCATCATGCATGTTGGTTCTTGAAATGGGCAGTCATGGGCTTGCTATTCTCATCTTGATACTTCACGTTGTAGTCACACAGTTTTCCCAAGAAACTACCCTTTTGATTTGTGAGAAAAATTCTGCGTTGAGTTGCTACTTTCCTTGGCTTTTGCAGGCAAAAAAAGGTGGAAAATACGGCTATGGAAGCCGAACCTGAAAGCAGCAGCTTACCAGCTGAAGATGGATCTGCTGTAAAATATGTAAGTCCCTTTTTGCTTTCCATGtgttttatttaataaacaATTCCACTtcattcctattttatttacctTCTCATAACATGACAGCCAGAAGATTCTGATTGGGATGAATTTGGAAATGATTTGTATGCGATTCCTGATGTACCACCCATTCAATCAAGCAACTTAATTCCTGAAGCTCCTCCAACCAGCAAAGCTGATGAAGAAAGTAAGATAAAGGCTTTGATTGATACTCCCGCCTTGGATTGGCAACGGTGAGTAAACTATTCACTTTCCTTCAGTTGTCTTTCTTTATTCTTGGAATCAGCATAAAAAGCGATGATGACTGTAAATTTGAATATGAATTACTAATAAGTAACTTCGTATTCTTTTTCACCTGCAATAATATGGTCAATAGTTTCTGGTGGAAGGGATTGCTCATTCTGGAATCAGCACCTGTACTAGAGGAGCAGTTATTTCTTATTGACCATCATTCCTGCATAAGGATTTCTGCAGAAAATTTCATTTCACATACCAAATGCGCTCTGTTTTGGTGAAATCATTGTCACTCTAGACTTGGCCATATCTAACGTTTCCTTTTGGCATGCAGTCCAGGATCGGACTTTGGTGCTGGTAGAGGTTTTGGAAGAGGTATGGGTGGACGGATGGGGGGTGGTCGTGGTTTTGGTGAGTCTCCTTTTCCTATTCTATACAAGTTTGAGTCACTGCCTGCTTTGAATACAGATTTTGATATTACCGTTCTAATGCTTATTCACTTACTGAGCAGGGCTGGAGCGGAAAACACCTCCCCAAGGCTATGTATGTCACAGGTGCAAGGTTCCTGGTATATCCTAGACTCTTATTATTATCAGGGAGAAAAAAGGGATCTAAATCTGCTTAAATTGCTGGATGGCATTGTCGGTTATGCTTAGCTTActtattaaactttttttttaggCCATTTTATTCAGCACTGCCCTACAAACGGTGATCCAAATTATGACATCAAGAGAGTTAAACAACCTACTGGTATTCCGAGATCCATGCTGATGGTGAACCCACAAGGTTCCTATGCTCTACCAAATGGTTCAGTAGCTGTATTGAAGCCAAATGAGTGAGTACATGTTGGTTCTTCGTCTCCATTCTGTCATATGTAGGACTAATATTGTATTTCTCACCTAATCCTGCTAAACAGGGCTGCTTTTGAGAAAGAAATAGAAGGTTTACCTTCCACGACTCGTTCTGTTGGGGATCTACCACCTGAGCTTCACTGCCCCTTGTGCAACGATGTGATGAAAGATGCTATGCTGACAAGCAAGTGCTGTTTTAAAAGCTTTTGTGACAAATGTATGTTTCTTTGTCTTCCTGAAGAAGTCCTGGTTCTTAGAATTTGAGTAAATACTTACGTTTTTAagcttgtaattcttcattAAGCAAGTAAAGAATGCTTTAGATGATATAATCTCTCCTCATCATTTCTTCCCGATGTACAAACATCTCAGATGAAGTTTTGTAAATATCATTCTGAAAATTCTTTTCAGGTATTAGGGACTATATTATCTCCAAGTCCATGTGCATATGTGGTGCAACAAATATTCTTGCAGATGATCTTTTACCAAATAAGACCCTAAGAGATACTATTAATCGTATATTGGAGTCAGGCAATAGCAGTGCTGAAAATGCTGGGAGCACCTTTCAAGTTCAAGGTTATTGAAACAATTTATCATGTGACTCTTACGTGGACTTTATttggttaaaaatttattgaaactaACATGCAAATTGCAATTGTTTTCACCTCCTTTCCAGATATGGAGTCTGCTCGTTGTCCACAACTGAAGCTTCCATCTCCAACCTCATCGGCTGCATCTAAGGGAGAACCAAAGGTTTCACTTGTTCATGAAGGAATGACAAATGTACCGGAAACTGTTGATGATAAAAATACAGTTTCTGCTCCAGCTCCATTGCAAACATCAGAGCAAGTGAAGCCCAGAATGCCTGATGTAAGTGAAGCTACACATGAGTCGACGAGTGTAAAGGAACCAGCCTCACAAGGGAGTGCTCAGTTGGTTGAGGAGGAAGTCCAGCAAAAAATGGTTCCTGCCGAGGCAGGTAATGTAGATTGCTTATGACATCGTGTGTAAGAcatgtaataatttattttctttgatgACAATCTCATTTGtagtttcaactttcaactttgcaggaaagaagaaaaaaaggaagaaagtccATTTGCCTGCAAATGGTAAATCTACTCTCCTGCATTTGAATCTATATATTTATGTTCAAATCTGGACATGTATCTGTAACTTTTCCTTTATATTAAACTTTGCAAACCGGATTGCTGCTTGAACATTCGGAGGAGGAGTACAATACAGaggtccttttttttttttacctctaTTTATGTTAATTGTAACAatgtcaaattatttttatctcttGGCAGATTTTCAGTGGAAAACCCCACACGACCTTGGGGCTGAGGGCTACATGATGCCAATGGGCCCAGCACCTGGTTACAATTCATACTGGAATGGCATGCAACCTTGTATGGAAGGATTTATGGGACCATATGGTGGCCCGATGCAAATGATGGGTTATGGCCTGGGCCCCTTGGACATGCCATTTGCAGGTGGTCTGCCTCATGATCCATTTGGCATGCAGGGCTACATGATGCCTGTTGTTCCACCTCATAGGTATGtacctttttttattatcaaaatttgtcTTGCATATTTAGATAATTACTATTTTAGAAAGCTAAATTATTGTTTAGGGATCTTGCTGCTGAGTATGGCATGGGGATGAATGTTCCACCTCCAGTTATGAGTAgagaggagtttgaagctcagaaAGCTGATCGTTGGAGAAGGCGTGAAAATGAGAAACGGATTGATAGGTAAATATTCACTGTTCAACTTTTTATTcctgtaattttttaaaaaatcaaccaTTGGATTAGAAACTTATATATTATAGAtcatcttaaaaatattttgtcaaTCTAAAATCATTTGTTATATCTTTTATGCACTTGAAAATAATGTAATATGTTTGTTCAAAATATACATAGATAAAAGAGGTCTTCTATTACATGTTTGTTAATGTTTGATTTTGGTAAAATGTGTTATAGATGATCTTTATTATTTGTTAGTGTGATCCAATAGTTGGATCGAAAAATATATATCCTATAAATAGTTATGAGCGCCACCCAATTTTATGTGGGTTATTTTCGAggtatttctgttttgtttATCATTGTTAATGAGTTTGTTTCTTTAATGAAATAGGGATTTCTCCAAAGATCGAGATTTTGGTAGGGAAGCGAGCAGTATTGGGGATGTTCCTATGAAATCAGAAACTGTATGTGCTTTTTGTTCTCTTATTTTGCCTTTATTTATCTGTGGACTTGTGTGCATCATTTACCTTTCTAGGTTTTTCCCACTAAATTTTGGTAGAAACTTGAACCTTGAGCTTGAACAGTAATTGCTTTAGATGATGCCATTCACTGTTTTGGCTTCTTAAATGATGATAGTAGTCTTTAGCAGTTAGTCTTGCTTGTTTTACAGAGTTCTATTCTTGTTGGTCATAAATGGTTGAGGGAGCAGTGCCCTCTCAGAACCATATATCTCTAATCAACAGCCACTGGTTGGTTTAAAGTTGACTAAAAGGGAATTGGTATAACTAGATTAGAGTTGCATTGCTGCACTTGGATGGTAACAGTAATGTGATTAAATTTATATGCTCTCTCTGGGTTCAGTGTCTCTTTAGCAATCATTTATGGACTATTGTTTTTCGATATTCTGACCCATGATACGTTTAGATTTATGCCTTTTATCCTGGTTGTAAGGGTTCTGTTCATAATTGTTGTCCACTAATGAGGGCAGGGTATAgtgattaaaatttaacattccTAATTTTTGTCTATATGGTTTTAATAACTAATACATGGTCTGTActgcattatttattttttcgaacATAAAACAAACTTGAGTCAGTATATTGTTGGTCTGTTTTGTGgaagttaaattttttatttgtcattctTGTCATGTCATAGATCTGCCTTTTGAGAGGTAAACTTCTAGTCTATATTAGTTGTAACAAGGGTAACAAGGATGAGTGTGCCACCTTGTGCGccaaacaaaaacaaacacaAACTGCTCAAACTATGTGTCCTAAATTGATGTGTTTTGAGCGAAAAAGAATATCATGTGCGTTGAAACTAGTGTGTTACTCATGTTTCACTTGCTTGATTCCTTTTAAGTTCCAAGATGGAGTTAGTTAATATAAGCTGTTAGAATGAATAATTCTAACCTATCGCTGCTTGAAATGTACAAAATGTGTAGCAATGCTGGCAAAGATCGATTTTTGAATTACTAGAATGCACAATAGTGCTTTTAAAATGTTTAAACCTTGTGCACATGAAGAGTGGTTTTTGGAAAATGAATATGAAAGGGAGCTTTTAATTGTCCTCTAAGTCACTCTTAGGCTATCTTCcttaattgaatttatttggGTGACCATATTTCTGTTTGTGTTAGTGTTCCttaatatatagaaagaaaacgTGATTGGTGTGGCTATGTTGCttacatattattatttataatattattgtcATTGGAAATTATCATGGAATATTGTGGTTTCAAGAGAAAggtcaaaaaataataataataattaaaaaaactaaaaccgGACATGTTtcaaacaataatttttgttctttttttcaaTGCAGAAATTACTTCCAGCACCTCCAAGTAGTGAGTACCACCGTCCCCAACCCCATCGTCACCGTGCAGAACGTGTGTCACCTGATCGGTCTTCACGTGAGGTGGAGCCTCCACGTCCTATCAAGAGAAAAGCTGACTACCACGCGGATTGGGATCGGGAATGTGAACGTGACCATGATCATCTATCATCAGGCCGCAAGCAGAAGGACAGTGTTTTCTCCCGCATAAGCTTCCCCGCTGAGGAAGAAATGACCAAGAAGAGGAAGATATCTGCCTTTCACACAACTGAAGCTGCTTCAGCTGGTCCCCTGCCACATCTTCAGCACATCTCAAGGCAGCATCGAAAGCCTACTATGAAGGCAGGAAGAGCAGCACGATTTCTGAATACGAGTCCAGTGATGATGAGCGGCATTTCAAACGGAGGCCATCAAGGCACTTGTATACGATGAATAGTAATAAAATTCTAAGTCACAATAATTTTGATGGCAATGCCGAAGAAATTATTGTGTAGTTAGTGTTTGCTGTTTTATTGCATATGATATGgtaggtgaaaataaaaaacaaatgtaAAATGTGTATCAATGTATattttgttactattttttattttttttttacttttattagaaCTCCATCTTTTCATGTGCCAATTTGAGCCATCAGTAAATTTATTCTCAATTTTGGTCATAAAATTTGTGGAAACTACTTTCAATCAAgtgttagaaaaaaataaagaatttgtTTATGGCGAGAAAGTATAAATTAGTTCTTTAAGGATCAAAGAGAATATGCTATTTTTGTGGCTATGATGATTTTTctatactaaattttaatattatgtagGTGGtctttaaattgataaaatcaaTTTATAATGAGTGAATTGAAAGATAGCCTAATTAGACTAATAACTATaagtataaatttaataaaaaaatatgaatttgttTGTGATAGATAcgtgtttaataaaataatataattaattcatatCTTTTAACAAAATTATCACCGCGCAAAagtaaatatcaaatttaaaattgttatttaCAAACTATGTAATTTGTATCTATTTAAATTGATTAGTAGATAAATATTGGTAACTACATATATAATGAATAatacaattattaataatacgatgatattatttaatttattattcatataattcTATTAATTAAGTAAACATAGTCAATCTTTTAATtgtcttttatatatttaaaataaaaaatttcaatctttctttgatcttaaattaatatagtaattaaaGACAAAGAGGTTACACATATATTGATTACGgtctaattttaattcttttaaaattaataaaaaaataatatattagcaAAACTTACActcttaatataaaatttatatttctataaaaatacatatacatatgataaaaaataaagatttgaatttaaaatctcCTCTTTTTACATACAAATATTTAGTGCCATCAAAttagtaatttaattttttttgtaacttaaataagttaaacagttagtaatttaatttgttaatcataaataaataatatttgatattataaaatataaaaaaataaaaaatgtccttttacctataaaattgtttaattgtattacaaattaaaatttgatttttaattttaaaatattgaaactccagattttttttaaaaagtaaatattttttacattaaacataaaaata
This sequence is a window from Arachis duranensis cultivar V14167 chromosome 2, aradu.V14167.gnm2.J7QH, whole genome shotgun sequence. Protein-coding genes within it:
- the LOC107474985 gene encoding E3 ubiquitin ligase PQT3-like codes for the protein MAVYYKFKSARDYDSIPMDGPFISVGTLKEKIFESKHLGRGTDFDLVVTNAQTNEEYLDEAMLIPKNTSVLIRRVPGPPRLPIVTELEQKKVENTAMEAEPESSSLPAEDGSAVKYPEDSDWDEFGNDLYAIPDVPPIQSSNLIPEAPPTSKADEESKIKALIDTPALDWQRPGSDFGAGRGFGRGMGGRMGGGRGFGLERKTPPQGYVCHRCKVPGHFIQHCPTNGDPNYDIKRVKQPTGIPRSMLMVNPQGSYALPNGSVAVLKPNEAAFEKEIEGLPSTTRSVGDLPPELHCPLCNDVMKDAMLTSKCCFKSFCDKCIRDYIISKSMCICGATNILADDLLPNKTLRDTINRILESGNSSAENAGSTFQVQDMESARCPQLKLPSPTSSAASKGEPKVSLVHEGMTNVPETVDDKNTVSAPAPLQTSEQVKPRMPDVSEATHESTSVKEPASQGSAQLVEEEVQQKMVPAEAGKKKKRKKVHLPANDFQWKTPHDLGAEGYMMPMGPAPGYNSYWNGMQPCMEGFMGPYGGPMQMMGYGLGPLDMPFAGGLPHDPFGMQGYMMPVVPPHRDLAAEYGMGMNVPPPVMSREEFEAQKADRWRRRENEKRIDRDFSKDRDFGREASSIGDVPMKSETKLLPAPPSSEYHRPQPHRHRAERVSPDRSSREVEPPRPIKRKADYHADWDRECERDHDHLSSGRKQKDSVFSRISFPAEEEMTKKRKISAFHTTEAASAGPLPHLQHISRQHRKPTMKAGRAARFLNTSPVMMSGISNGGHQGTCIR